The following coding sequences are from one Verrucosispora sp. WMMD573 window:
- a CDS encoding ABC transporter ATP-binding protein — MTLIATESLTKVYGGGVTALSDLTVAVEPGIVGLVGANGAGKSTLIKLLLGLLTPTRGRIQVLGLDPTADTAAVRARVGYMPEHDCLPPDLSAAELVTHLGRISGLPRTVARERASEALRHVGLHEERHRPVGGYSTGMKQRVKLAQALVHDPDLLLLDEPTNGLDPAGRDAMLALVQRIGTEFGISVLVCSHLLGEVERICDTLVAIEGGRLLRADHIAAMTSATDVLAVEVSEGTEALATRLAALDLPVGREGRLLLVPLADQGTYDLILGAVAELDLPLHRLDQRRHRVAELFARRENSHV; from the coding sequence GTGACACTGATCGCAACCGAGTCGTTGACGAAGGTCTACGGCGGCGGGGTCACCGCACTGTCCGATCTGACGGTCGCGGTGGAACCAGGGATCGTCGGTCTGGTCGGCGCCAACGGCGCCGGCAAGTCGACCCTGATCAAGCTGCTGCTCGGCCTGCTCACTCCCACCCGCGGCCGGATACAGGTGCTGGGCCTGGACCCGACCGCCGACACGGCGGCGGTGCGGGCCCGGGTCGGCTACATGCCCGAGCACGACTGCCTGCCGCCCGACCTTTCCGCCGCCGAACTGGTCACCCACCTGGGACGGATCAGCGGCCTACCGCGCACGGTCGCCCGGGAACGGGCCTCCGAGGCGCTGCGCCACGTGGGTCTGCACGAGGAGCGCCACCGCCCGGTGGGCGGCTACTCCACCGGCATGAAGCAGCGGGTCAAGCTCGCTCAGGCGCTGGTGCACGATCCCGACCTGCTGCTGCTCGACGAGCCCACCAACGGCCTCGACCCGGCCGGGCGGGACGCGATGCTCGCGCTGGTGCAGCGGATCGGCACCGAGTTCGGCATCTCCGTACTGGTCTGCTCGCACCTGCTCGGTGAGGTCGAGCGGATCTGCGACACCCTGGTCGCGATCGAGGGCGGGCGGCTGCTGCGGGCCGACCACATCGCCGCCATGACCTCGGCCACCGACGTGCTCGCGGTCGAGGTGAGCGAGGGTACCGAGGCGCTGGCCACCCGGCTGGCCGCGCTCGACCTGCCGGTGGGCCGGGAGGGAAGGCTGCTGCTGGTGCCGCTGGCCGACCAGGGCACCTACGACCTGATCCTCGGTGCGGTGGCCGAGCTGGACCTGCCCCTGCACCGGCTGGACCAGCGCCGGCACCGGGTGGCCGAACTCTTTGCCCGGAGGGAGAACAGCCATGTCTGA
- a CDS encoding DM13 domain-containing protein, with product MLIRRLFRTPLTWFAITVLAAGSAFGLYWFQPWKLLTDAEVAERLTVVATPATSAAPTGSATPTASAASASPDATAATLVSSGEFISHEHDTSGSARIVRTADGQHRLELVGLNTSNGPDLRVWLTDQPVIEGRDGWHVFDDGRWVELGRLKGNLGDQGYAIPDDVELSDLTSVSIWCKRFAVSFGAATLG from the coding sequence ATGCTCATTCGCCGGCTGTTCCGCACCCCGCTCACCTGGTTCGCGATCACCGTGCTGGCCGCTGGTTCGGCCTTCGGCCTGTACTGGTTCCAGCCGTGGAAGCTGCTGACCGACGCCGAGGTGGCCGAGCGGCTCACCGTGGTCGCCACCCCGGCGACGTCCGCCGCGCCAACCGGTTCGGCCACGCCGACCGCTTCCGCCGCGTCCGCCTCCCCGGACGCGACGGCGGCGACCCTGGTCAGCTCCGGCGAATTCATCAGCCACGAACACGACACCTCCGGGAGCGCGCGGATCGTGCGCACCGCTGACGGGCAGCACCGGCTGGAGTTGGTAGGTCTGAACACCTCCAACGGCCCCGACCTGCGGGTGTGGCTGACCGACCAGCCGGTGATCGAAGGTCGGGACGGGTGGCACGTGTTCGACGACGGCCGCTGGGTCGAGTTGGGGCGGCTCAAGGGCAACCTCGGCGACCAGGGTTACGCGATTCCGGACGATGTCGAGCTGTCGGACCTGACAAGCGTCTCCATCTGGTGCAAGCGGTTCGCGGTCTCGTTCGGGGCGGCCACGCTGGGCTGA
- the cysC gene encoding adenylyl-sulfate kinase: MSNGWVLPDEVLREAPTYTPRPGELADLELLLIGAYAPLAGFMTRADMVSVSRRGRLVDGAPWPVAVPLQVPATVVQQLDLADPGRRTLVLTDSEGAPMAALEVADAWTIRDGVAGVGGTVRRLGDGAHGPFQRLRRTPEEVRALLPPGRVLGVVADRPLHRPQLAQIAHAVRTLSAHLLIMIPVGEDGTGGLPPEALVRSVFAARDRMPPATLVAVPFSRRRDEISDALLLARVSAAYGVTHLLSTGEMLSGAGLRVLVPRELAYDNRDGQWRWRDDIPPRNRRLALSQAEIEDLLDRGFPLPEWHTPPAVAKELSRARPPRRHRGLVVFLTGLSGSGKSTVARGLADALREEGERTVTLLDGDVVRRELTAGLGFSKADRDTNVRRIGWVAAEIARHHGIGVCCPIAPYAQARATAREMATAAGAGFVLVHVATPLEVCEQRDRKGLYARARAGLLTGMTGIDDPYEEPTDADLVLDTTDLTVDEAVQRVLHHLTETGWVEPRLPAL, encoded by the coding sequence ATGAGCAACGGGTGGGTGCTGCCCGACGAGGTGCTGCGGGAGGCACCGACGTACACGCCGCGTCCCGGTGAACTCGCTGATCTCGAGCTGCTGTTGATCGGTGCGTACGCGCCGCTGGCCGGGTTCATGACCCGCGCCGACATGGTCTCGGTCAGTCGCCGGGGCCGGCTCGTCGACGGTGCCCCGTGGCCGGTCGCCGTCCCGCTCCAGGTGCCCGCGACGGTGGTGCAGCAGCTCGACCTCGCCGACCCGGGCCGCCGGACGCTGGTGCTCACCGACAGCGAGGGCGCCCCGATGGCGGCCCTGGAGGTGGCCGACGCCTGGACGATCCGCGACGGCGTGGCCGGTGTCGGCGGCACCGTACGCCGGCTGGGCGACGGCGCTCACGGTCCGTTCCAGCGGCTGCGGCGTACGCCCGAGGAGGTCCGCGCGTTGCTGCCGCCGGGTCGGGTGCTCGGGGTGGTCGCCGACCGGCCGCTGCACCGACCGCAACTGGCGCAGATCGCACACGCCGTACGCACCCTGAGCGCCCACCTGCTGATCATGATTCCGGTGGGCGAGGACGGCACCGGTGGACTACCGCCGGAGGCGCTGGTCCGTAGCGTGTTCGCCGCGCGGGACCGGATGCCTCCGGCGACCCTGGTCGCCGTGCCGTTCTCCCGGCGACGCGACGAGATCAGTGACGCCCTGCTGCTGGCCCGGGTCTCCGCCGCGTACGGCGTCACCCACCTGCTGTCCACCGGCGAGATGCTCTCCGGGGCCGGGCTGCGGGTGCTGGTGCCCCGCGAGTTGGCCTACGACAATCGGGACGGCCAGTGGCGCTGGCGCGATGACATCCCGCCCCGCAACCGGCGGCTGGCGCTGAGCCAGGCGGAGATCGAGGACCTGCTGGACCGGGGTTTCCCACTGCCCGAGTGGCACACTCCCCCGGCGGTGGCGAAGGAGCTGAGCCGGGCCCGGCCGCCCCGGCGGCACCGCGGCCTGGTGGTGTTCCTGACCGGGCTCTCCGGCTCCGGCAAGTCGACGGTCGCCCGGGGGCTCGCCGACGCGCTGCGCGAGGAGGGTGAGCGTACCGTCACGCTGCTCGACGGTGACGTGGTTCGTCGCGAGCTGACCGCCGGGCTGGGCTTCAGCAAGGCCGACCGGGACACCAACGTGCGTCGGATCGGGTGGGTCGCCGCCGAGATCGCCCGGCACCACGGCATCGGCGTCTGCTGCCCGATCGCCCCGTACGCCCAGGCCCGGGCGACCGCCCGGGAGATGGCGACGGCGGCGGGTGCCGGGTTCGTGCTGGTGCACGTCGCGACTCCGCTGGAGGTCTGCGAGCAACGCGACCGCAAGGGCCTGTATGCCCGAGCCCGGGCGGGACTGCTCACCGGAATGACCGGCATCGACGACCCGTACGAGGAGCCGACCGACGCGGATCTGGTGTTGGACACCACCGACCTCACCGTCGACGAGGCGGTACAGCGGGTCCTGCACCATCTGACCGAGACCGGTTGGGTGGAGCCGCGCCTGCCCGCGCTCTGA
- a CDS encoding DeoR/GlpR family DNA-binding transcription regulator, translating to MLARQRHAAILDRVRVTGGVRVGELAADFGVSDMTIRRDLDLLHERGLLAKVHGGATVLGATDEPGFQAKSVRQQAEKAAIAGRAAQLVRPGAAIALSAGTTTAELARQLLDVPALTVVTNSLPVADILHERGRADQTVVLTGGVRTPSDALVGPLAVGAVRTLHLDLLFLGVHGITERTGFTTPNLTEAETNRALVAAADRLVVLADHTKWGTVGISAIADLGTADVLVTDDRLAPEARRLLTDRVGELIVVPVTEGGTLR from the coding sequence ATGCTCGCGCGGCAGCGCCATGCGGCGATTCTCGACCGGGTCCGGGTGACCGGCGGCGTACGCGTCGGCGAGTTGGCCGCCGATTTCGGCGTCTCCGACATGACCATCCGCCGCGACCTGGACCTGCTGCACGAACGTGGCCTGCTCGCCAAGGTGCACGGCGGCGCCACCGTCCTGGGCGCCACCGACGAGCCGGGCTTCCAGGCCAAGTCGGTACGCCAGCAGGCCGAGAAGGCGGCCATCGCCGGGCGTGCCGCGCAGCTGGTCCGGCCCGGGGCGGCTATCGCGCTCTCCGCCGGCACCACCACCGCAGAACTGGCCCGGCAGCTGCTCGACGTGCCGGCCCTGACCGTGGTGACCAACTCGCTGCCGGTGGCCGACATCCTGCACGAGCGGGGCCGCGCCGACCAGACGGTGGTGCTGACCGGTGGGGTGCGCACCCCCTCCGACGCCCTGGTCGGGCCGCTGGCCGTCGGCGCTGTCCGCACCCTGCACCTGGATCTGCTCTTTCTCGGGGTACACGGGATCACCGAGCGGACCGGTTTCACCACCCCGAACCTGACCGAGGCCGAGACGAACCGGGCCCTGGTCGCGGCGGCGGACCGGTTGGTGGTGCTCGCCGACCACACCAAGTGGGGCACGGTCGGCATCTCCGCCATCGCCGACCTGGGTACGGCCGACGTGCTGGTCACCGACGACCGGTTGGCACCGGAGGCCCGACGACTGCTCACCGACCGGGTCGGCGAACTGATCGTCGTGCCGGTCACCGAAGGCGGGACACTGCGATGA
- the galT gene encoding galactose-1-phosphate uridylyltransferase — protein sequence MRRTAISLADGRELIYFDERDDAVRDQPDRRPLPPPPPASQLRYDPLTDEWVALAAHRQTRTFLPPADQCPLCPSTPERLSEIPAPEYAVAVFENRFPALSGRVVAEPAAITPFTPARPGQGRCEVVCFTDDHDTSFAALPPRRVRTVLDALADRTTVLGGLPGVEQVFCFENRGVEIGVTLHHPHGQIYAYPFVTPRTRSLLGAARRHAERTGGGNLYADVLATERAAGERVVATNQHWTAYVPAAARWPFEVHVAPHRAVPDLPALTEAERDAFGPLYLDLLRRFDGLFDSPMPYIAAWHQAPVRVERELGHLHLQLFSVRRAADKLKYLAGSESAMGVFINDIAPERAAELLRAM from the coding sequence ATGAGACGTACGGCGATCAGCTTGGCCGACGGCCGCGAACTGATTTACTTCGACGAGCGTGACGACGCCGTCCGCGACCAGCCGGACCGGCGCCCGTTGCCGCCTCCCCCACCCGCGTCCCAACTGCGCTACGACCCGCTCACCGACGAGTGGGTGGCGCTGGCGGCGCACCGGCAGACCCGGACCTTCCTGCCCCCGGCCGACCAGTGCCCGCTCTGCCCCTCGACGCCGGAGCGGCTCAGCGAGATTCCGGCGCCGGAGTACGCGGTCGCGGTCTTCGAGAACCGGTTTCCGGCGCTGAGTGGGCGGGTGGTGGCCGAACCGGCCGCGATCACCCCGTTCACTCCGGCCCGGCCCGGGCAGGGGCGCTGTGAGGTGGTCTGCTTCACCGACGATCACGACACCTCCTTCGCCGCGCTACCGCCGCGCCGGGTGCGTACCGTGCTGGACGCGCTGGCCGACCGGACCACGGTGCTCGGCGGACTGCCCGGCGTCGAGCAGGTCTTCTGCTTCGAGAACCGGGGGGTGGAGATCGGGGTGACGCTGCACCACCCGCACGGGCAGATCTACGCGTACCCGTTCGTCACCCCCCGGACCCGGTCGCTGCTGGGCGCGGCCCGCCGGCACGCCGAGCGCACCGGGGGCGGCAATCTCTACGCCGACGTGCTGGCCACCGAACGCGCCGCCGGCGAGCGGGTGGTGGCGACGAACCAGCACTGGACGGCGTACGTCCCGGCGGCCGCCCGGTGGCCGTTCGAGGTGCACGTCGCGCCACACCGGGCGGTGCCCGACCTGCCGGCGCTGACCGAGGCGGAACGCGACGCGTTCGGACCGCTCTACCTGGACCTGCTGCGCCGCTTCGACGGGCTGTTCGACTCGCCCATGCCCTACATCGCCGCCTGGCACCAGGCGCCGGTCCGGGTCGAGCGCGAGCTGGGGCATCTGCACCTGCAACTGTTCAGCGTCCGGCGGGCGGCAGACAAGCTGAAGTACCTGGCCGGCTCGGAGTCGGCCATGGGGGTCTTCATCAACGACATCGCCCCGGAGCGCGCCGCGGAGCTGCTGCGCGCGATGTGA
- a CDS encoding NADP-dependent isocitrate dehydrogenase, translating into MAKIKVNNPVVELDGDEMTRIIWKQIREQLILPYLDVDLHYYDLSIQHRDATDDQVTVDAANAIKQHGVGVKCATITPDEARVEEFGLKKMWRSPNGTIRNILGGVVFREPIIMSNVPRLVPGWTKPIIIGRHAHGDQYKATDFVVPGPGTVTITYTPADGSQPVEMEVANFPGGGIAMGMYNFDESIRDFARASFRYGLDRNYPVYMSTKNTILKAYDGRFKDIFAEVFEDEFKAEFDAAGLTYEHRLIDDMVAAALKWEGGYVWACKNYDGDVQSDTVAQGFGSLGLMTSVLLSPDGRTVEAEAAHGTVTRHYRQWQKGEKTSTNPIASIYAWTRGLAHRGKLDDTPAVTEFANTLEQVIVDTVEGGQMTKDLALLISRDAPWQTTDEFMNTLDENLARRLAA; encoded by the coding sequence ATGGCGAAGATCAAGGTAAACAACCCGGTCGTGGAGCTCGACGGCGACGAGATGACCCGGATCATCTGGAAGCAGATCCGGGAGCAGCTGATCCTGCCCTACCTCGACGTCGACCTGCACTACTACGACCTCTCGATCCAGCACCGCGACGCCACCGACGACCAGGTGACCGTCGACGCCGCAAACGCCATCAAGCAGCACGGCGTGGGCGTCAAGTGCGCCACCATCACTCCGGACGAGGCCCGGGTCGAGGAGTTCGGCCTGAAGAAGATGTGGCGGTCGCCGAACGGCACCATCCGGAACATCCTCGGCGGCGTCGTCTTCCGTGAGCCGATCATCATGTCCAACGTGCCGCGGCTCGTCCCCGGCTGGACCAAGCCGATCATCATCGGCCGGCACGCCCACGGCGACCAGTACAAGGCCACCGACTTCGTGGTCCCGGGTCCGGGCACGGTGACCATCACCTACACGCCCGCCGACGGCTCGCAGCCGGTCGAGATGGAGGTCGCCAACTTCCCCGGCGGCGGCATCGCGATGGGCATGTACAACTTCGACGAGTCGATCCGGGACTTCGCCCGGGCCTCGTTCCGCTACGGCCTGGACCGCAACTACCCGGTCTACATGTCCACCAAGAACACCATCCTCAAGGCATACGACGGCCGGTTCAAGGACATCTTCGCCGAGGTGTTCGAGGACGAGTTCAAGGCCGAGTTCGACGCCGCCGGCCTCACCTACGAGCACCGGCTCATCGACGACATGGTCGCCGCCGCGCTGAAGTGGGAGGGCGGCTACGTCTGGGCCTGCAAGAACTACGACGGTGACGTGCAGTCCGACACCGTCGCGCAGGGCTTCGGCTCGCTCGGCCTGATGACCTCGGTCCTGCTCTCGCCCGACGGTCGCACCGTCGAGGCCGAGGCCGCCCACGGCACCGTCACCCGGCACTACCGGCAGTGGCAGAAGGGTGAGAAGACCTCGACCAACCCGATCGCCTCGATCTACGCCTGGACCCGTGGCCTCGCCCACCGGGGCAAGCTGGACGACACCCCGGCGGTCACCGAGTTCGCCAACACCCTGGAGCAGGTCATCGTCGACACCGTCGAGGGCGGCCAGATGACCAAGGACCTCGCGCTGCTGATCTCGCGCGACGCCCCGTGGCAGACCACCGACGAGTTCATGAACACGCTCGACGAGAACCTGGCGCGCCGCCTGGCCGCCTGA
- a CDS encoding VOC family protein codes for MHITASAISLNVEDVPASAAFVQQHFGFHEQMSAEGFVSLAREDVGFNLIFLRTGLASLQPESLRTQRAEGVLVAFVVDDIDAEYARLTTAGVPIATPIQTEPWGERFFQVADPNGVILQLVQWVHGPEAAG; via the coding sequence GTGCACATCACTGCATCGGCGATCTCGCTCAACGTCGAGGACGTGCCGGCCTCGGCCGCGTTCGTCCAGCAGCACTTCGGATTTCACGAGCAGATGTCGGCCGAGGGCTTCGTCTCGCTGGCCCGGGAGGACGTCGGGTTCAACCTGATCTTCCTGCGTACCGGGCTGGCCAGCCTGCAGCCGGAGAGCCTGCGGACGCAGCGGGCCGAGGGGGTGCTCGTCGCCTTCGTGGTGGACGACATCGACGCCGAGTACGCCCGGCTCACCACCGCCGGTGTGCCGATCGCCACCCCGATCCAGACCGAGCCATGGGGCGAGCGCTTCTTTCAGGTCGCCGACCCCAACGGGGTGATCCTCCAACTCGTGCAGTGGGTGCACGGGCCGGAGGCCGCCGGCTGA
- a CDS encoding TetR/AcrR family transcriptional regulator, with protein sequence MPDHRTGGGDPAHTLRLLWRQTDDVPRRGPRQGRSLDDIVLAAIELADAEGLDAVTMRALAQTVGVAPMTLYTYVPGKAELLDLMLDAIYTGMPRPDRSGDPWRARVAALATDNRELFTAHPWAAEIATGRPPLGPGQMTKYEYELRAFDGTGLDDVTRDAALTYVLDFVRAAARSAAEARSAQQESAWTDEQWWTANAPLLAQVLDERRFPTAVRVGAAAGAAQNAAYHPDHAYDFGLARVLDALTTLIATTPEPPH encoded by the coding sequence GTGCCCGACCACCGCACCGGGGGCGGAGACCCCGCTCACACCCTGCGTCTGCTCTGGCGGCAGACCGACGATGTGCCTCGTCGTGGCCCCCGTCAGGGCCGCTCACTTGACGACATCGTGCTGGCCGCGATCGAGTTGGCGGACGCCGAAGGGCTTGACGCGGTGACCATGCGGGCGCTCGCCCAGACCGTCGGCGTGGCACCGATGACCCTCTACACGTACGTCCCGGGCAAGGCCGAACTGCTCGACCTGATGCTCGACGCGATCTACACCGGCATGCCCAGGCCGGACCGCTCCGGCGACCCGTGGCGAGCCCGGGTGGCGGCGCTGGCGACGGACAACCGGGAACTGTTCACCGCTCACCCCTGGGCGGCCGAGATCGCCACCGGCCGCCCACCGCTCGGGCCGGGCCAGATGACGAAGTACGAGTACGAGCTGCGCGCCTTCGACGGCACCGGGCTGGACGACGTGACCCGCGACGCCGCGCTCACCTACGTCCTCGACTTCGTCCGGGCTGCCGCCCGCTCGGCGGCCGAGGCACGCTCCGCCCAGCAGGAGAGCGCCTGGACGGACGAACAGTGGTGGACGGCGAACGCACCCCTGTTGGCGCAGGTCCTCGATGAGCGACGCTTTCCGACCGCCGTCCGGGTCGGCGCCGCGGCCGGAGCGGCTCAGAACGCCGCGTACCACCCCGACCACGCGTACGACTTCGGCCTGGCCCGCGTCCTCGACGCCCTCACCACCCTGATCGCCACCACCCCCGAACCGCCACATTGA
- a CDS encoding malate dehydrogenase: protein MGKKVTVVGAGFYGSTTAQRLAEYDVFDTVVITDIIEGKPAGIALDLNQSRAVEGFETKVVGVTTGPNGEGYEGIEGSDVVVITAGLPRKPGMSRMDLLETNAKIVRQVAENVAKYAPSAVVIVVSNPLDEMTALAQIATQFPRNRVLGQAGMLDTARFTNFVAEALQVPVKSVKTLTLGSHGDTMVPVPSQSSVNGKPLREVMPAEQIEDLVVRTRNGGAEVVALLKTGSAYYAPSAAAARMARAVAEDSGEVMPVCAWVDGEYGIAGVYLGVEAEIGAQGVKRVVETDLDADELAALKEAAEAVRAKQADVASM from the coding sequence ATGGGTAAGAAGGTCACTGTCGTCGGGGCCGGATTCTACGGCTCCACCACCGCGCAGCGCCTGGCCGAGTACGACGTCTTCGACACCGTCGTGATCACCGACATCATCGAGGGCAAGCCCGCGGGCATCGCCCTCGACCTCAACCAGTCGCGTGCTGTGGAGGGCTTCGAGACCAAGGTCGTCGGGGTCACGACCGGTCCGAACGGTGAAGGCTACGAGGGCATCGAGGGCTCGGACGTGGTCGTCATCACCGCCGGGCTGCCGCGCAAGCCCGGGATGAGCCGGATGGACCTGCTGGAGACCAACGCCAAGATCGTCCGTCAGGTCGCCGAGAACGTGGCCAAGTACGCCCCGAGCGCCGTCGTCATCGTGGTCTCCAACCCACTCGACGAGATGACCGCGCTGGCCCAGATCGCCACCCAGTTCCCGCGCAACCGGGTGCTCGGCCAGGCCGGCATGCTGGACACCGCCCGGTTCACCAACTTCGTCGCCGAGGCGTTGCAGGTGCCGGTGAAGTCGGTGAAGACGCTGACCCTGGGCTCGCACGGCGACACCATGGTTCCGGTGCCGTCGCAGAGCAGCGTGAACGGCAAGCCGCTGCGCGAGGTGATGCCGGCCGAGCAGATCGAGGACCTGGTCGTGCGTACCCGCAACGGCGGGGCCGAGGTGGTGGCGCTGCTCAAGACCGGGTCGGCGTACTACGCCCCGTCGGCGGCGGCGGCCCGGATGGCGAGGGCGGTCGCAGAGGACTCCGGCGAGGTCATGCCGGTCTGTGCCTGGGTCGACGGCGAGTACGGCATCGCCGGTGTCTACCTGGGCGTCGAGGCCGAGATCGGCGCCCAGGGCGTCAAGCGCGTGGTGGAGACCGACCTCGACGCCGACGAACTGGCCGCCCTCAAGGAGGCCGCCGAGGCGGTCCGCGCCAAGCAGGCCGACGTCGCGTCCATGTGA
- a CDS encoding bifunctional methylenetetrahydrofolate dehydrogenase/methenyltetrahydrofolate cyclohydrolase, whose product MTATLLDGKATAAEIKDELRTRVKALAERGTVPGLGTVLVGSDPGSQAYVNGKHRDCAEVGIASIRRELPADATQEQVDQVIAELNADPACHGYIVQLPLPAHLDTQRVLELIDPDKDADGLHPVNLGRLVLGYDAPLPCTPRGIVELLRRHDVPLRGANVAVVGRGNTVGRPLGLLLTRRSENATVTLCHTGTLDLAAHTRAADIVIVAAGVPGLLTADMVNPGAVVVDVGITRVIGSDGKGRYTGDVDPEVAEVAGKLVPMPGGVGPMTRAMLLTNVVERAEGP is encoded by the coding sequence GTGACGGCGACGCTTCTGGACGGCAAGGCGACCGCGGCCGAGATCAAGGACGAGCTGCGGACGCGGGTGAAGGCGCTGGCGGAACGGGGCACCGTGCCGGGGCTCGGCACGGTGCTGGTCGGGTCCGATCCGGGCTCCCAGGCGTACGTCAACGGCAAGCACCGGGACTGCGCCGAGGTCGGCATCGCCTCCATCCGCCGGGAGCTGCCGGCCGACGCCACCCAGGAGCAGGTCGACCAGGTCATCGCCGAGCTGAACGCCGATCCGGCCTGCCACGGCTACATCGTCCAGCTGCCCTTGCCGGCGCACCTGGACACACAGCGGGTGCTGGAGCTGATCGACCCGGACAAGGACGCCGACGGCCTGCACCCGGTGAACCTGGGCCGGCTGGTGCTCGGCTACGACGCGCCGCTGCCCTGCACCCCGCGCGGCATCGTGGAGCTGCTTCGTCGGCACGACGTGCCGCTGCGCGGCGCCAACGTGGCGGTGGTGGGCCGGGGCAACACCGTCGGACGCCCGCTGGGGCTGCTGTTGACGCGGCGGAGCGAGAATGCCACCGTCACCCTCTGCCACACCGGCACCCTGGACCTGGCCGCGCACACCCGGGCCGCCGACATCGTGATCGTGGCGGCGGGCGTACCCGGTCTGCTCACCGCGGACATGGTGAATCCGGGGGCCGTCGTGGTCGACGTGGGCATCACCCGGGTGATCGGTTCCGACGGCAAGGGCCGCTACACCGGCGACGTGGACCCGGAGGTCGCCGAGGTGGCCGGCAAGCTGGTACCGATGCCCGGCGGGGTCGGTCCGATGACCCGCGCCATGTTGCTCACCAATGTCGTGGAGCGGGCCGAAGGCCCATAA